The sequence below is a genomic window from Gemmatimonadota bacterium.
ACCGAATTCGAACCGGCGACCGGCATAGACCGGTATCTCACGGGCACGCCGTCCGTCCTCTCACTGGCCATGATCGAACCCGGTGTGGATCTCGCGCTCGAAGCCGGCGTGGAGCCCGCGCGCGCCAAGTCGCTGAGCCAGTCCGAGTACCTGGTCGCCCTCTGGGCGTCTGAACTGGCGCCCCTCGGATTCACGCTGAATTCTCCCCGGGAAGGCGCACGCCGGGGGTCGCACGTCTCCTTCGGCCATGCCGAGGGATACCGCATCGACCAGGCGATCCGGGAGGAAAGACAGGTGATCTCCGATTTCCGCATGCCCGACAACATCCGGCTGGGCATCGCTCCGCTCTACACGACCTACGAAGAACTGCACACGGCCGTGCACGCGCTGCGCGAGGTCGTGCAGTCCGGTTCGTTCCGGCAGTACAGCGCCGTCATCAAGGGAGTGACCTGACGGTGAACGGTCCCGTGCAGATCAATATCCCTTCCATCATCTTTAGTGGAGCGGACGCATTCGACGAAGCGGCCCCCCAGGCCGTGCGCGCCGGACTGAAAAACCTGTTGATCGTCTCCGATCCCTATCTCGTCGAACAGGGCCTGCCCGCCCGCATGGTGGACCGGTGCCGCCAGGCCGGCATTGAAGCCTGTGTCTACGGTGACGTGACCCCCGAGCCCACGGACGTGAACGTCGAGGAAGGGCTCGCCCAGTTCACCGAAAACGGCTGTGACGGCGTCATTGCGGTCGGCGGAGGCAGCAGCATCGACGCGGGGAAAGCCATCGCGGTCATGGCCGCCAATGACGGGCCCCTGTCCGCATACGCAGGCTATCACCGGATACCCCGGCCCGGTGTGCCGCTGTACGCCGTTCCCACGACGGCCGGGACGGGCAGCGAAATGACCCGGGTGACGGTCATCACGGATACGCGGCGCAACGTGAAGATGATGATCCTGGACGCTCATCTGCTGCCTGCGGCGGCCTTCGTCGACTACACGCTGACCCTGTCCATGCCCCGTCCGCTGACGGCCAACGTCGGCGTGGACACGCTGACCCACGGCATAGAAGCCTATGTATCGCGTAAGAACGGCACGATAACGGACGCCCTCGCCCTTGCGTGCGTCGAACTCGTGGGCCGGCACCTGGTGCGGGCCTGGAAACATCCCGGAGACCACGCGGCCCGTGAAGGCATGATGGAAGCCGCCTCGCTGGGCGGCATGGCCTTCGCAAATAGCTCAGTCTGTCTAGTGCACGGCATGAGCAGGCCCCTCGGCGCGGTCTTCCATCTGCCCCACGGCCTCAGCAATTCCGTGCTGCTGCCGGCGGTCACCCGGTTCAGCGTGCCGGCGGCGCCTGAGCGGTACGCGGAACTGGCCCGGAAGCTCGGTTGGGCGGGGGAAGAGGACGATACGTCTACCGCCTGTGATCTGCTCATCGATGGCCTGGAGAATCTGAACGACACCGTCGAAATTCCCGGACTGAGAGACTGCGGTATCTCAAAGGAAGCCCTGACCGGCGCGTTGGACAAGATGGCCGACGACGCTCTCGCTTCGGGGAGTCCGCAGAACAATCCGCGCGTGCCCACGGCCGAAGAAATCAAATCACTCTATCTGGAAGCCTACTGAAGGGAAGCCCCATGGCGTTTAATACGCTGCTCATCGGGGGCAGGGGAACGATCGGATCCGGACTCAGGACGTACCTGCCGGGGATGGACGGGAGATACCGCTTCTGTTCCATCGACCTGCCCGGTGCGCCCGATCGGGCCGAGGGCCGTGCCCAGGGCCGGTTCGTCGATTTGAACATCGTCGAAGAACCGGATCGATTCCGGGCCATGCTCCCCGGGTTCGATCTCGTGGTCTACCTGGCACGGCAGGGCGATCTCACCGCCATGAACGCGATGACGGACCTGGTGTTCGAATCGGTGCTGGATCTGGGCGGTGCGGACGGTCCGGGCAGTCCTGACCACCGACCGATGATCGTGGCTTCGAGTTCCGTGCACGCGGTGGACGACACCTATCGCTTTTTCGAATCAGGCGCGTACGCGTTGATCGCGGAACGGAGGTTCGATTCGATCCAGGAATGGCCTGAGCCGATCTCCGCACACCTGCCCGCCTGCCCGATCAATGAATACGGCCACGAAAAGGCCTATGTCGAGGCCTGGGTGGAACGGGCGGCCGGCCGGGGCTGCGGTGCGGTGGCAACACGCTGGGGTGGCGTGAACCCCCGCAACACGCCCATCACGGAGGAGCGCGGCTATTTCGCCGTCTGGTGCCACCAGCAGGACGCGGCGGCCATGGTCCACGCTGCATACACCGCCCATCTCGCCGGCAAGCTGCCGCCAGCGCGGCACTATTTCGTCATTTCGGACAACACGTACAACATTTTCGACATACAGACGCCAAAGGAAGAAATCGGCTACCTGCCCCGGCACGATGCCGAGACGTTCTTTCGCTGATCACCATCCGAACGGAGAAAAACGCAGACCATGCGATACGATCCCCACACCTACCGCGGTTCGCGGCGCTCAGTCGTCATGGCGCCCCGGGGCATGGTGGCCACGAGCCAGCCGCTGGCCGCACAGGCCGGCATCGATATCCTCAGATCCGGTGGCAACGCCATTGACGCCGCCATCGCCGTCAACGCGGTACTCGGCGTGGTGGAACCCATGTCCTGCGGCATCGGCGGCGACCTGTTCGCCATTGTCTGGGAGGCCGATAGCGGCGAGCTGACCGGTCTCAACGCGAGCGGAAGAGCGCCCTATGCGGCGACGATCGACCATTACTCCGGGCTGGGACACGCCTACGTGCCGGATACCGGCCCGCTGAACTGGTCCGTGCCGGGTTGCGTCGATGGCTGGTCCCGTCTCCTCGATCGTTTCGGCAACCTGTCCCTGGCACAGGTGCTGGAACCTGCCATCTCGTACGCGGAGAACGGCTTCCCCGTTTCGGACATCATTGCGCGAGACTGGGCGGGATCCATACCGCTGCTGAAGCCGTGGCCCGAGTCAACCCGCGTCTACCTGCCCGGTGGACAGGCACCCGAACCCGGCGCGGTGTTTCGTAACACGGACTTGGCCCGATCCTACCGCATCCTGGCCAAGGGCGGACGCGACGCATTTTACAAAGGCGAGATCGCCGAGGCCGTCGTGGCCTGTTCCCGGGAAGTCGGCGGACTGTTCAGCCCCGAGGATTTCCGGGACCACTTATCGACCTGGGACGATCCCGTCAGCGTCGACTACCGGGGCCACGCGGTCTGGGAACTGCCTCCGAGCGGACAGGGCATCGCCGCCCTGCAGATGCTGAATATCCTGGAAGGCTACGACATGGCCGCATCGGGTTGCCTGTCGGCCGAAACGCTGCACCTGCAGATCGAGGCCAAGAAACTCGCCTACGCCGACCGCGCCGTGTTCTACGCCGATCCCGCCTTCGTCGACGTACCCGTGGAAGCGCTGCTGTCAAAGGACTACGCCGAACGGCAGCGCGCACGTATCGATCCCCGCAGGGCGGCGGTCGACGTGCCGGCCGGCGATCCCGTCCTGCAGCACGGGGACACGGCCTACATGACCGTCGTCGACGAGGACCGCAACGCCGTTTCGTTCATCCAGAGCATCTTCCGGGGATTCGGATCGGGCATCGTGCCGGAGCGCACGGGCTTTCCGATCCAGAACCGGGGGCAGCTCTTCTCGCTGGATCCCATGCACCGCAACGCCCTGGCGCCTCACAAGCGGCCCTTTCACACCATCATCCCCGCCATGGTGACCCGGGACGGGAAGCCCTGGCTCACCTTCGGCCTTATGGGCGGCGCCATGCAGCCGCAGGGCCACGTCCAGGTCCTCTGCAGCATGATCGATTTCGGCATGGACGTACAGGAGGCGGGCGACGCGCCGCGGTTCCAGCACTTCGGTTCGGCCGAACCCACGGGCGCCCCCATGGAGGCCGAAGGGGGCCGGGTCAATGTGGAAGAAGGCATCGAAGAAGGCGTCTTCAGGCGCTTAGAGGAGATGGGCCACCGGGTATCTCGTTCTGCCCACGGGTACGGCGGCTACCAGGCGATTCGCATCGACCCGGAATCCGGCATGCTTCACGGCGCGTCGGAACCCCGGAAAGACGGTTGCGCGATCGGTTACTGAGAATAGAAATGCCTGAAGCCGGGACCGACCCGAGTCGCCTCGGCGTGGCGCAGGTCCGGGGTCTAGCGCAGACTCGGCAGCCACGTGGCAAGGAGCGGGGTGTAGACCAGCAAGCTCAGGCAGATGAGCTGGATCACGATAAAGGGCAGTATACCCTTGTAAATATGCCGGGTCTGCACTTCGGGCGGCGCCACGCCTTTCAGATAGAACAGGGAGAACCCGAAGGGCGGCGTGAGGAAGGAAGTCTGCAGGTTCACCGCGATCAGGATACCGAGCCACAGCAGGTCGACCCCGAAGGCGATGAAGATGGGTGTGACGACCGGTACGATGATGTAGGTGATCTGAATGAAATCAATGAAGAAGCCGGCGATGAAGATCATGACGAGGACCAGGGCCAGGAAGGCGTAGGTACTCAGGTTGGCGTCCATGATCAGGCTGGTCATGTACGCGTCGCCCTTCATGCCCCGGAACACCAGACCGAAGGCCTCGGCGCCCACCAGTACGAAGAAGACCATGCACGTGATGTGCGTGCATTCCTTCATGACCTCCTTCAACGTCTCGTAGGAGAACTTGCCCTGGAACACGGTGAGCAGGGTCGCGCCCAACGCGCCTACTGCCGCCGCTTCCGTCGGCGAGGTGATGCCCGCGAAGATGGAGCCCAGCACGACGGTCATCAGGCCCAGGGGAAGCAGAAAGGCCCGGATGATCTTCCGGAACATGCCGCTTTCCCGGAACGCGGCCAGTTCCTCGGCGGGCATGGCCGGGGCTTCGGTGGGTTTGAACATGGCGACAATGGAGATCCAGACCAGGTACATGCCCACAAGAATCGCACCCGGGATAACGGCGCCGATGAACATGTCGCCCACCGACACGTTCAGGATGCTCCCGAGCAGCACGAGCACCACGCTGGGCGGGATAATCTGACCGAGCGTCCCCGACGCGGCGATTGTGCCCGTGGCCACCTGGGGGCTGTAGCCCCGCCTGAGCATGGTGGGCAGGCTGAGCAGGCCCATGGTCACGACCGTCGCGCCCACGATGCCGGTGGAAGCGCCCAGCAGGGCACCCACGATCACCACCGCCACCGCAAGTCCGCCCCGCAGCCGGCCGAAAAGCAGGGCCATGGTCTCCAGCATGTCCTCGGCCAGGCCCGATTTCTCCAGCATGACGCCCATGTAGACGAACAGGGGCACGGCGAGCAGGACGTAATTCGTCATGACGCCCCAGATGCGCAGGGGCAGCAGGTTGAAGAAATCCGCGCCGAAGGTCATCAGTCCGAGGAGTACGGACACGCCGCCCAGGGTGAAGGCGACCGGGTACCCCATCAGGAGCACCAGGAAGAGGACCAGGAAAAGGATGAGGGGCATCGCTTCGGTCAAACCGCGTCCTCCTCCCGGGCCGAAAGCCCTATCGGGGGCGACTCGTCCTGCTCGCCCATGGGATCTTCTCCACCGTGGATGAACCGGTCCAGGGAGCGTGCCGCCAGGGCCAGTCCCTGCAGGAGTATGAGCGAGAACCCGAGGGGGATCATGGCCTTCAGGATGTAGCGGGCGGGCAGACCGCCCGGGTCCGGCGAAACCTCGCCGATCCGGAAGGAATTCAGGACGAAATTCTGGGAGCTCCAGATCGCGATCACCGCGAAGGGAAGCAGAAACAGCAGGCTGCCGATGAGATTGACCAGGGCCTGGTTCCGGGGCTTGAAGTTCATATACAGCACGTCCACGCGGACGTGTTTGTTGTGTTTAAGGGCCCACGCCGAAGCGAGCAGGAAGATCACCGCGAAGAAGTGCCACTCCAGTTCCTGCACCGCCACGCTGCTGCTGCGAAGGAAATACCGGGTGAACACGTCGATACAGACGGTCAGGACGAGCAGGGTCGTAAACCAGGAAACGACCGAGCCCACACGTTCGTTCAGCCCGTCCACCAACTGTACGAATTTGCGAAGCGCATTCAATTCCGTGTTCACCTTCCAGTTGGCCGCGGCGGCCGATCAGCATGGCCGGGTCCGGCCGAGCCAGGCCGAGCCAGGCTGGACCGGTCCATCTTCCGCGGGCGCACCGCGTTCCCGATGGCGATTCGGTTTCCCCGAGGGGGAATCACAGGACAAAGGGGTCTTCAATATGCCGCATCGACTTTTAATATACAACCCTAAATGCCCTCGCCTTTCAATTTGAGTGCCTTCGGCGATGCCATGACTGGGAACAACCAGGCCGTACCGGGCCGTACCGGGCCGGCTCTGGCCGCACAGTACACCGACCGGCCGCGCCGGGCTGGATCTGGCCGCACTCGGGATCGACCGGGCCCCACCGGCCCTTTACCCTTGTCGCCGATTCCGGTGGATGTATATTGCAACTTGACCTGTATCCCCTTGCATACAGCAACATTTGGAGACCCTTAAATGCCGGAGAAGCCACACACCGTTCGCGCGGCGTCATGCGACCATCGGACACCCTACGAAGGCGTTTACGAAACACTTAAGCGCATCACAGAACCGCTTGCTGATTCGTGGGCGCGCATCGAGAAAGCCCAGAAGATCGTCATCAAGTTCAACATGATGAAACCCATGGACAACGTCGTCCGGTTCGAGGGCCGCCGGCAGGAATTGGTGGACGACGCGGTTTGCAGGGCGGTGCTGCAATTGCTCCGCGAGCATACCGATGCGGAGATCTACGCCACGGACACCAATCCCTACGCAAAGGACAAACTTACGCCGGACGAGTTCAATTACGTCCACCACCTAAGCGAATTCGACGTCAAGTACGACGATTCGAACCGGCCGCCCTGGGCGGTGTACGAGGTGCCGGGCGGCGGGAACATGTTCGACCGGTACATCCTGAGCGGCGTGTTCGAGGACGCGGACGAAGTGATTTCCGTGGCGAAGATGAAGAATCACTCCTTCATGGGCATCACGCTGTGCATGAAAAACCTCTTCGGGCTTCCGCCTATCGTTCCGCCCGGGGGACGGGTCCGTACGTATTTTCATCACGCCATCCGGCTGTCCTACGTCCTCCCCGACCTGGCCATGATCACGAATCCCTGCCTGAACATCATCGACGGGCTCGTAGGGCAGAAGGGACGGGAATGGGGTGGCGAAGGCCGAGTGGGCGACGTCTTGATCGCCGGCGACCAGATCACGGCCACGGACGCCTGCGGCGCCCACCTGATGGGGCACGATCCCGCGTCGGACTGGCCGACACCGCCGTTTCGCAGGGACAGAAACCACCTCCTGGTGGCCGCTCAGCGGGGATTCGGCACCATAGACCTGGACGAAATCGATTTCGAATCCGACGTGCAGGCTCCGGTGGCGCACTTCGACTCGGATATCGACGAAGCGCCCGAACTGTTGCACCGGCTGCGGCGCACGGCGTGCGAGCAAGGCCTGTTCTACCAGGATCACCAGAAGGACATCGTGGACCGGTACCGGGGCGAATTCATCTACATGCAGGAAGGCGAAGTCGCCTGGCACGGCGTGGACCCCTCGGTGATCGGCAGCCACCGGACCTACAGCTCGGCAAAGCCCGGGAGCGCCATGTGGCTCAAGCTGGTGGACCCCGAGGAGACGGAAGGTGAGCGATTCGAGGTCTACGACCGCTGCCTTACTGCCCTGTCGGCCTGAACGGAGCGGACTCCATGAAAATTGCAATGCTTTACGGCCCCAGAGACTTGCGCATGGAAGACCATGCCCTGGACACGGATAATCTCGGGCCCCACGACCTGTGGGTAGAGACCGTCATATCGGCGCTCAAGATCGGGACGGACCGTGGTAACTACGAAGGCGCGGAGCAGGTGCCCGGAGCACCGGATTTTCCGCGCTGGGTCGGCGACAGCAACCTGGGCGTGATCCGCGGCGTGGGAGCCGCCGTCGAGGATTTCGCCGTGGGTGACCGGGTCATCTCCCGGTACCCCCACCAGTCCGAGTTCATCGCGAAGGACGATGAAATGTTCGTGAAGGTCCCCGCCGGCGTGCATGACGAGGACGCGGTATACGGCCACCTGTACACGCTCAGCGCCCTGTGCTACTACAAGTCGCAGTTCCAGCCCGGCGAGAACGTGGCGGTCGTGGGACTGGGCGTCTTAGGACTCGGCGCCGTGGGACTCGGCCCCTGCCTCGGTGCGCGGACGATCGGTATCGCGAACAGCCCGGTGCGCATGGAAATGGCCGCACGCATGGGGGCGGACGCGACCTTCATGCACGACGATCCCGATCTCGCCGATAAACTGGACGAATTCACCCACGGCGATGGCGTCGACCTGGTCATACTCACGGCCAATCCATGGCCAGCGTTGCGGACATCCTGCCAGATCGTGCGCGACAACGGGCGGGTCGGCATCGTGGCCCTGCCGGGCCGGGGCGAACCGCCGCTCGATTTCAATCCCCTGGACATGGAATGGTTCTATGCCAAGGGGATCTCCCTGATCGCGATCAATGGGCGGGCCGGCTACCTGTTCCCGCCCGAACGGGGCGACCGGAGGGAATGGTCCGCCATGTGCCGCTTCACGCTGGACCTGATGCGCGAGGGCAAGCTGGAACCGAAGCGCCTGATTACCCACCGGATGCACTACACTCAGATAAACGAAGCCTACGAGATGATATTCAGGCGTGAAAAGAACATGATGGGTGTCGTCTTCAACTGGAAGGACTGAAACATGACCACCGAGACGCGGTTGTCAGCAGCACAGAAAACGGCCTTTGACCGGGACGGCTACTTCATCGCGGAGGCATTCCTGTCCGAGGACGAAGTCGATACCATCCGTCGCGAGATCACGGCGATCGTGGACCGTTACCCGGACGTTCCGGAGGAACTGGTGCAGATCGAGCCGGCCGTACGCCGTGGTGCCGTAACGCCCGAATCCACGGAGCTGGGCGTGAGGAAGTTGTTCCGGATGACCCGCCACAGCGAGCTGTTCCACGCCCTGGCCCTCCATCCCAAGATGGCAGGGATCGCCGTCGAACTGATCGGACCTGACGTATCCCTGTTTCAGAGCATGCTGCTGATGAAGCCGCCCCGGTTCGGAGGCCAGAAGGTCTGGCACCAGGACAACGCCTACTTCCGCCTGGAACCCAACGATGTATTCGGATTCTGGATCGCGCTGGACGACGCCGACGTGGCGAACGGATGCATGCACGTCATTCCGGGGTCGCACCGCGCGGGGATCGGAGACCACGGGGGTGTGGCGGACGATTACGGGTTGTCCTCGGCCCCCACGGCGGATGACGCGGTGGCCTGTGTCATGAAGTCAGGGGACGCCCTCGTGTTCCATGGCGAGACCTACCACTACACGCCGCCGAATACGTCCGACCGCCGCCGAAGGGCGCTCCAGTACCACTACGCTTCCACACACTGCCGATCTTCGAAAGACAGTCCGTTCAAGTCCACTGAGCCCGAGGTGATCGTGGCGGGGGCAGGGGCGAGGGCGGCACCGGATGTCGCCCGGTCCGCCTAGTGGAAGCGGCGCTTCGGCTTACGATGCGCCGGCCATCGGCGGCCGCACGTCCACCTGAAGGGTGACAATATCGGTATCGTGGTATTGCTGGTGGTGCACCGACGAAGCGTAGTGCCTTAAGAGACGGAGTGATATTTCCAATTCCTCCGGCGTCTCCACGGCTCTTTCGTCCCCAAGCAGCTCGATCCTGTCCTGCAGGTTCCCCTCGCCGGTCGCCGCGACCAGTTCGAGGACCGCGCTTTCGCCCTCACGGTGCGCGACCAGGAGCAGCCGCCGGGGCTGGCTTTGCTCACCGTCCCGCGGAATCAGCGCCAACAGTGTTTCTTCGCTCGCGGCCATGAGCCGGTCCGCCGTCCCCTTGTCCCAGCCCTGGCGGCTGGCAAATCCTTCAAGAAACTCACGGATCTTCGGCAGCGCCGCAGGATCGAAATCCGACTCCATCCGGTGACGACGGGGAGATGTGATCTCCAGGAAAAGCGTCATGAGTATGGCGGCCAGTCCGCCGGCCGTCATGCCGTTCTGCAGGAGGCCGCCTGCGAAATCGGAGACCAGCGCCGGGAAGATCGCGTCATTCTGAAAACCGACGCCGATCCAGAATCCTACGCCCACGACCAGCCCCTTCCGGTAGTCGATCCCATCCTGCAGCACCAGCTTCATGCCGATGACGAACAGCATGGAAAGCAGAACGATCAGAAAACCGCCGGCAACGGGGTCCGGAATGGCGAGGACGACCGCCAGGAACTTCGGGATAAACGCGACCAGGATGAAGGCCAGCCCCACGACCACCCCGACCATGCGGGAAGCCACGCCGGTCAACTCGGTCACCGCGATACTCGAGGAATAGGTCGTATTGGGCACCGTGCCCATGAGACCGGACAGCAGGTTGCCCAGACCGTCCGCGGCCACGGCGCCTTGCACGGCACGGTAATCCACCGCCCGCGGCCTGCGCCAGGAAACGCGCTGTATCGCAACCGAATCGCCGATGGTCTCCACGGCGCCGACCAGCGTTACGAACATGAAGGCGGGCAGCAGCGCCCAGAAGGCGGGACCGAAAGAGATATCGATGCCCGGCCAACTCCCGTCCGGTAGACCCAGCCAGGAAGCGGCGGCTACCCGTTCGGCATCGTACAAACCGAAATATCCACCCACGATGGACCCCGCTGCGACGCCGATCACGGGCGCCCAGAGGCGCAGCGAAGACCTCGCCTTCAATGCGATGCCGAGGGTGACCAGTACGGTGGCCACGGCCGTGACTGCCGCGGACGAGGACGGCATGCCTTCAGGCACCCTGTTCAGCATGTTGAACGCGATGGGCATCACGGTGACCGAAATCAGCATGATGACCGTCCCTGAGACCGCGGGCGTCAGTATCCTTCGAAGCAGGGAAAGGCGGGCAGACAGCAGGAACTGAAAAAGCGAGGAGATGATGATGAGCGTCGCCATCAGCGCGGGACCGCCTTGCGCGAGCGCCCCGATGCAGACCGCGATAAAGCTGCCCGACGTTCCCATCATCAGTACGTAGCCCGCGCCGATGCGGCCGACTCGAATGGCCTGAATGATCGTGGTCGTGCCGCTGATCGCCGCCGCGGCGAACACCCCCCAGGTCAGGAAGGACTCGCTTGCGCCCCCGGCCCGGCTCACGATGGCCACGGTCAGGACCACGCCACCAATCGTAAGCAGGGCGATCTGGAGTCCGAGGCCGATGGTCAGGAGAAGCGGTGGACGTTCGTCTGCTTCATAGCGTACGCTTGACTGGCGGGCTGAAACATCCGTGGTCATGCAGGGTCCTGTTCAGATTCAGTGCTACACCTTGTAGCAGGGACTTGGATCGGTCTGCCGACCGAGGAATGGGAATGCTCACGTGCACTGGAATTACGCACAGGATTAGCAAAATAAAGGTACGTGCCAGCGAGTCAAGGCATTCCAAAGGCGCAATATCCGGGGAATCACAGGGCGTGCCAATAAATCTGCTATTGACGTGATGCGGCGGAATACGGTTGCCGGACATCGACCTGGAGTGTGATGATATCCGTATCGTGGTATTGCTGGTGGCGGACCGAAGTAGCGAAATGCCTCAGGAGGCGCAGCGAAACCTCCATTTCTTCCGGTGTTTCCACGGCTCGCGCGTCACCGAGCAACTCGATCCGGTCCTGGAGGTTGCCTTCGCCGGTTGCCGCGACGAGTTCCAGGATCGCCCGGTCGTCCTCACGGCGTACGACCAGGAGCAGCCGTCGGCGCTGGCCGGTCTCGCTTTCCCGTGGACTCAGCGTCAACAGCGTTTCCTCGCTGGCGGCCACGAGCCGGTCCGCCGTCCCCTTGTCCCAGCCCTGCCGGGTGGCGAATGCCTCGAGAAAAGCCCGAATCTTCGGCAGCGCGGCGGTACCGAGGGCGGTCTCCATCCGGTACCGTCGGGGAGCGGCCAGTTCCAGAAACAGCGTCATCAGGATCGCCGCAAGTCCGCCTGAAGTCATCCCGTTCCGCAGGAAACCGCCCGCGAAGTCGGCCACCAGCGCGGGATAAATCGCGTCGTTCTGGAAACCCACGCCGATCCAGAAGCCCACCCCGACGACCAGCCCCTTTCGGTAGTCGATCCCGTCCTGCACGACCAGCTTCATGCCGATGAGGAAGAGGATGGCCAGCAGCACGAGCAGGAAACTGCCGACGACCGGATTCGGAATGGCGAGGACCACCGCCGGGACCTTCGGCACAAACGCGACGAGGATGTAGATCACCCCCACGACCACCCCGACCATGCGGGAGGCCACACCGGTCAGTTCCGTCACCGCGATGCTCGAGGAGTAGGTGGTATTGGGTATGGTGCCCAGCAGGCCGGAAAGGAAATTACCCGTACCGTCCGCGGCCAGGGCGCCCTGCACCGCCCGATAGTCCACGGCCCGGGACCGGCGCCACGATATGCGCTGGATCGCGACCGAGTCACCGATCGTATCCACGGCGTCCACCAGCGTTACGAACAGGAAAGCGGGCAGTAGCGCCCAGAAGGCCGTACCGAAGGAGAGATCGATACCCGGCCAGTGGCCGTCCGGCAATCCGAGCCAGGGCGCGGCGAGCACGCGCTCCGTATCGTAAAGGCCATAGTATCCGCCGACGATGGATCCCGTGACCATGCCGATCACCGGCGCCCACAGCCTCAGCGACGACTTGGCCTTCAATGCGATGAATATGGTCACCAACAGGGTCGCGAGTACCGTGACGGGTGCGGACGATTCCGGGAATCCTTCGGGAACATCGCCCATCATCCTGAAGACGACGGGCGTGATCGAGACCGGGATCAGCATGATAACCGTACCGGTGACGACCGGCGTCAGGACCCGGCGAAGCAAGGAAAGGCGGGCGGAAAGCAGGAACTGGAAGAGCGACGCGACGATGATGAGGGTTGCCATCAGCGCGGGACCGCCCTCCAGCAGCGCCGAAATGCTGATCGCGATGAAACTGCCCGACGTGCCCATCAGAAGCACATAGCCCGCTCCGACGCGTCCGACGCGCAAGACCTGGATGATCGTGGTCGTTCCGGTGATCACCGCGGCGGCGAATACCGCCCATGCAAGATAGTCCTCGCCGGCGCCTCCGGCACGGCTCACGATGGCCACTTTCAGGAACACGCTTCCCACGGTAAGCAGGGCGAACTGGAGACCGAGTCCGATGGCCAGGAGAAACGGCGGTCTTTCGTCCGCCTCGTATCGAACGCCGGACTGGAGGTTTGTGCTACTGTTGTCCATGGACCTTTATACCCGTTCGAACAACCGCTGCCATGCCCCGTGTCCGGTGGCGACCTTCTCCGGATGCGACCGGCTACGGGCGATAAAGCCCGGAACCTGGTCCCTTCCCGTGGGCTTTCGCCAGTCGCTGTACCGGATATCAAGGCTCCATCGTATGTGATCCGAGAAATTCGGCGCGGATCGGTGCACCGTGGTGTGCTGCAAGAGGAGCACGCCGCCCTGGGGAATGGGACAGGATACCCGCTCGCCGGCGGGCAAGGCGCCTGGTACGATATTCTCCGGTGAGTCCTCGAAGGGCAGCCGTTCACTGCGGTGACTGCCGCGGATGACCTCCAGGCAG
It includes:
- a CDS encoding iron-containing alcohol dehydrogenase, with amino-acid sequence MNGPVQINIPSIIFSGADAFDEAAPQAVRAGLKNLLIVSDPYLVEQGLPARMVDRCRQAGIEACVYGDVTPEPTDVNVEEGLAQFTENGCDGVIAVGGGSSIDAGKAIAVMAANDGPLSAYAGYHRIPRPGVPLYAVPTTAGTGSEMTRVTVITDTRRNVKMMILDAHLLPAAAFVDYTLTLSMPRPLTANVGVDTLTHGIEAYVSRKNGTITDALALACVELVGRHLVRAWKHPGDHAAREGMMEAASLGGMAFANSSVCLVHGMSRPLGAVFHLPHGLSNSVLLPAVTRFSVPAAPERYAELARKLGWAGEEDDTSTACDLLIDGLENLNDTVEIPGLRDCGISKEALTGALDKMADDALASGSPQNNPRVPTAEEIKSLYLEAY
- the ggt gene encoding gamma-glutamyltransferase, producing MRYDPHTYRGSRRSVVMAPRGMVATSQPLAAQAGIDILRSGGNAIDAAIAVNAVLGVVEPMSCGIGGDLFAIVWEADSGELTGLNASGRAPYAATIDHYSGLGHAYVPDTGPLNWSVPGCVDGWSRLLDRFGNLSLAQVLEPAISYAENGFPVSDIIARDWAGSIPLLKPWPESTRVYLPGGQAPEPGAVFRNTDLARSYRILAKGGRDAFYKGEIAEAVVACSREVGGLFSPEDFRDHLSTWDDPVSVDYRGHAVWELPPSGQGIAALQMLNILEGYDMAASGCLSAETLHLQIEAKKLAYADRAVFYADPAFVDVPVEALLSKDYAERQRARIDPRRAAVDVPAGDPVLQHGDTAYMTVVDEDRNAVSFIQSIFRGFGSGIVPERTGFPIQNRGQLFSLDPMHRNALAPHKRPFHTIIPAMVTRDGKPWLTFGLMGGAMQPQGHVQVLCSMIDFGMDVQEAGDAPRFQHFGSAEPTGAPMEAEGGRVNVEEGIEEGVFRRLEEMGHRVSRSAHGYGGYQAIRIDPESGMLHGASEPRKDGCAIGY
- a CDS encoding TRAP transporter large permease subunit, whose product is MTEAMPLILFLVLFLVLLMGYPVAFTLGGVSVLLGLMTFGADFFNLLPLRIWGVMTNYVLLAVPLFVYMGVMLEKSGLAEDMLETMALLFGRLRGGLAVAVVIVGALLGASTGIVGATVVTMGLLSLPTMLRRGYSPQVATGTIAASGTLGQIIPPSVVLVLLGSILNVSVGDMFIGAVIPGAILVGMYLVWISIVAMFKPTEAPAMPAEELAAFRESGMFRKIIRAFLLPLGLMTVVLGSIFAGITSPTEAAAVGALGATLLTVFQGKFSYETLKEVMKECTHITCMVFFVLVGAEAFGLVFRGMKGDAYMTSLIMDANLSTYAFLALVLVMIFIAGFFIDFIQITYIIVPVVTPIFIAFGVDLLWLGILIAVNLQTSFLTPPFGFSLFYLKGVAPPEVQTRHIYKGILPFIVIQLICLSLLVYTPLLATWLPSLR
- a CDS encoding TRAP transporter small permease subunit, translating into MNTELNALRKFVQLVDGLNERVGSVVSWFTTLLVLTVCIDVFTRYFLRSSSVAVQELEWHFFAVIFLLASAWALKHNKHVRVDVLYMNFKPRNQALVNLIGSLLFLLPFAVIAIWSSQNFVLNSFRIGEVSPDPGGLPARYILKAMIPLGFSLILLQGLALAARSLDRFIHGGEDPMGEQDESPPIGLSAREEDAV
- a CDS encoding DUF362 domain-containing protein, which gives rise to MPEKPHTVRAASCDHRTPYEGVYETLKRITEPLADSWARIEKAQKIVIKFNMMKPMDNVVRFEGRRQELVDDAVCRAVLQLLREHTDAEIYATDTNPYAKDKLTPDEFNYVHHLSEFDVKYDDSNRPPWAVYEVPGGGNMFDRYILSGVFEDADEVISVAKMKNHSFMGITLCMKNLFGLPPIVPPGGRVRTYFHHAIRLSYVLPDLAMITNPCLNIIDGLVGQKGREWGGEGRVGDVLIAGDQITATDACGAHLMGHDPASDWPTPPFRRDRNHLLVAAQRGFGTIDLDEIDFESDVQAPVAHFDSDIDEAPELLHRLRRTACEQGLFYQDHQKDIVDRYRGEFIYMQEGEVAWHGVDPSVIGSHRTYSSAKPGSAMWLKLVDPEETEGERFEVYDRCLTALSA